One genomic region from Mangifera indica cultivar Alphonso chromosome 17, CATAS_Mindica_2.1, whole genome shotgun sequence encodes:
- the LOC123200083 gene encoding disease resistance protein Roq1-like, whose translation MRNQRDSSSSPDQLKYDVFLNFQSEGTGKKFTHHLCAALDRERIKVFKGDNALDRERIEDSRISIIVFSKSYASSIQCLDELVKIVECENTMGQIVIPIFYDVEPRESRRQEGVFEEAFSRHEETFKENTERVQTWRKSLKVVSNISGFHLKDGDEAELIKVIVKEISSKLSSSTSSSTSTSTSTSASTSASASSNLIDLKRLVTASATGVITCLENLVMQAHTHTLRVSGANRPLTHLPLFFFFFKFLLMVNLRFCQHFKSFVDADIKYNICPWVHRVRVSVAVGVFHCNIQSINYLYIRWRECVCVCVCFFFFLFNLPRILLRARMKIIYTKL comes from the exons ATGAGAAATCAAAGAGATTCTTCATCTAGTCCTGATCAATTGAAATACGATGTATTTCTAAACTTTCAAAGTGAAGGCACAGGCAAGAAATTCACACATCATTTATGTGCTGCTTTGGATCGAGAGAGAATTAAAGTATTTAAGGGTGACAACGCTTTGGATCGAGAAAGAATTGAAGACTcaagaatttcaattattgttttCTCTAAAAGCTATGCTTCTTCTATTCAATGTTTGGATGAACTTGTTAAGATTGTCGAATGTGAAAACACAATGGGACAAATAGTCATTCCGATATTCTATGATGTGGAGCCACGTGAGTCAAGGCGTCAAGAAGGAGTGTTTGAAGAAGCATTTTCTAGGCATGAAGAAACTTTTAAGGAGAATACAGAGAGAGTGCAAACGTGGAGGAAGAGTCTAAAGGTGGTGTCCAATATTTCTGGATTTCACTTGAAGGATGG GGATGAAGCAGAATTGATTAAAGTTATTGTGAAGGAAATATCAAGTAAATTAAGTAGTTCAACTTCAAGTTCAACCTCAACCTCAACTTCAACTTCAGCCTCAACCTCAGCCTCAGCCTCCTCAAACTTGATCGATCTCAAAAGATTAGTGACTGCCTCTGCCACTGGAGTAATTACATGTTTAGAGAATCTTGTAATGCAGGCCCACACCCACACACTCAGAGTTAGTGGGGCCAATCGACCTTTGACTCACTTgccactctttttttttttttttaaatttttgttgatgGTCAACTTGAGGTTTTGTCAACATTTCAAATCATTCGTTGACGCCGACATCAAATATAATATCTGTCCGTGGGTCCACAGAGTAAGAGTTAGTGTAGCCGTCGGTGTTTTTCATTGTAATATAcaatctattaattatttatatattaggtggcgtgagtgtgtgtgtgtgtgtgtgtgtttttttttttttctttttaatttgccAAGGATTCTGCTTCGTGCACGTATGAAGATAATTTATACCAAACTATAA